In Pongo abelii isolate AG06213 chromosome 5, NHGRI_mPonAbe1-v2.0_pri, whole genome shotgun sequence, a single genomic region encodes these proteins:
- the BAK1 gene encoding bcl-2 homologous antagonist/killer isoform X2 produces MVTLPLQPSSTMGQVGRQLAIIGDDINRRYDSEFQTMLQHLQPTAENAYEYFTKIASSLFESGINWGRVVALLGFGYRLALHVYQRGLTGFLGQVTRFVVDFMLHHCIARWIAQRGGWVAALNLGNGPILNVLVVLGVVLLGQFVVRRFFKS; encoded by the exons ATGGTCACCTTACCTCTGCAACCTAGCAG CACCATGGGGCAGGTGGGACGGCAGCTCGCCATCATCGGGGACGACATCAACCGACGCTATGACTCAGAGTTCCAGACCATGTTACAGCACCTGCAGCCCACGGCAGAGAATGCCTATGAGTACTTCACCAAGATTGCCTCCAG CCTGTTTGAGAGTGGCATCAACTGGGGCCGTGTGGTGGCTCTTCTGGGCTTCGGCTACCGTCTGGCCCTACACGTCTACCAGCGCGGCCTGACTGGCTTCCTGGGCCAGGTGACGCGCTTCGTGGTCGACTTCATGCTGCATCACTGCATTGCCCGGTGGATTGCACAGAGGGGTGGCTGG GTGGCAGCCCTGAACTTGGGCAATGGTCCCATCCTGAACGTGCTGGTGGTTCTGGGTGTGGTTCTGTTGGGCCAGTTTGTGGTACGAAGATTCTTCAAATCATGA
- the BAK1 gene encoding bcl-2 homologous antagonist/killer isoform X1, whose protein sequence is MASGQGPGPPRQECGEPALLSASEEQVARDTEEVFRSYVFYRHQQEQEAEGAAAPADPEMVTLPLQPSSTMGQVGRQLAIIGDDINRRYDSEFQTMLQHLQPTAENAYEYFTKIASSLFESGINWGRVVALLGFGYRLALHVYQRGLTGFLGQVTRFVVDFMLHHCIARWIAQRGGWVAALNLGNGPILNVLVVLGVVLLGQFVVRRFFKS, encoded by the exons ATGGCTTCGGGGCAAGGCCCAGGtcctcccaggcaggagtgcggAGAGCCTGCCCTGCTCTCTGCTTCTG AGGAGCAGGTAGCCCGGGACACAGAGGAGGTTTTCCGCAGCTACGTTTTTTACCGCCATCAGCAGGAACAGGAGGCTGAAGGGGCGGCTGCCCCTGCCGACCCAGAGATGGTCACCTTACCTCTGCAACCTAGCAG CACCATGGGGCAGGTGGGACGGCAGCTCGCCATCATCGGGGACGACATCAACCGACGCTATGACTCAGAGTTCCAGACCATGTTACAGCACCTGCAGCCCACGGCAGAGAATGCCTATGAGTACTTCACCAAGATTGCCTCCAG CCTGTTTGAGAGTGGCATCAACTGGGGCCGTGTGGTGGCTCTTCTGGGCTTCGGCTACCGTCTGGCCCTACACGTCTACCAGCGCGGCCTGACTGGCTTCCTGGGCCAGGTGACGCGCTTCGTGGTCGACTTCATGCTGCATCACTGCATTGCCCGGTGGATTGCACAGAGGGGTGGCTGG GTGGCAGCCCTGAACTTGGGCAATGGTCCCATCCTGAACGTGCTGGTGGTTCTGGGTGTGGTTCTGTTGGGCCAGTTTGTGGTACGAAGATTCTTCAAATCATGA
- the LOC100432385 gene encoding gametogenetin-binding protein 1-like, whose protein sequence is MEAPALKPRSRILGCSSMFRDQGAISLMMSREGHVGRRKPGPSALLPHPFSVAVPRGFSKLSRQPPLKLGMGGMVTYTCKSKKARGGEVKSVLPIASQEVSGNLPEKEGKEPAGDASRKTGASDSSHFIQILQLKEEYLQRATGPREVSPEASTREKACLFEDLDHPTCCQAVSDHHPIHRRLHVGLFQGGGNSLEPLPQFGQGASKLGHGQGLPSEEKSEEEKLKEEDSSFKFCVPGIAALQSPLNNAFRSTDTVGFLELELKKLLGMQQ, encoded by the exons ATGGAGGCCCCAGCTCTGAAGCCCCGATCACGAATTTTGGGCTGCTCCTCCATGTTCCGCGACCAGGGTGccatttccctgatgatgagCCGAGAGGGACATGTGGGGAGGAGGAAGCCGGGACCATCTGCCTTGCTGCCCCACCCCTTCTCTGTAGCCGTACCCAGGGGCTTCTCAAAACTGTCACGGCAGCCTCCCTTAAAGCTGGGCATGGGGGGTATGGTGACCTATACCTGCAAGAGCAAGAAGGCCCGGGGTGGAGAGGTGAAGTCAGTTCTGCCCATAGCAAGCCAGGAGGTGTCGGGCAACCTGCctgagaaggaggggaaggagccaGCAGGGGACGCCTCCAGGAAAACAGGGGCCTCAGACAG CAGCCACTTTATCCAGATCCTGCAGTTGAAGGAAGAATACCTGCAGAGAGCCACAGGGCCCCGTGAGGTCAGCCCTGAGGCTTCCACCAGGGAGAAGGCGTGTCTGTTTGAAG ACCTGGACCACCCCACTTGCTGCCAGGCTGTCAGTGACCACCACCCCATTCACAGGAGACTGCATGTTGGCCTCTTCCAGGGTGGAGGCAACTCCCTGGAACCACTTCCACAGTTTGGACAAGGAGCTTCAAAACTCGGCCATGGCCAAG GCTTGCCCAGTGAGGAGAAAAGTGAGGAAGAGAAACTGAAGGAAGAGGACAGCTCATTCAAGTTCTGTGTCCCAGGCATTGCTGCCCTCCAGTCGCCACTGAACAACGCTTTCAGATCCACAGACACAGTGG GTTTCCTGGAGTTGGAGTTGAAGAAGCTTCTGGGAATGCAGCAATAG